A genomic window from Primulina huaijiensis isolate GDHJ02 unplaced genomic scaffold, ASM1229523v2 scaffold6295, whole genome shotgun sequence includes:
- the LOC140970490 gene encoding lethal(2) giant larvae protein homolog SRO77-like isoform X4, translating to MEFSAQAPRVFVHYGIPSTASILAFDPIQRLLAIGTLDGRIKVIGGDNIEGLLISPKALPFKNLEFLQNQGFLVSVSNENEIQVWDLRKRCVSSNIQWESNITAFSVIPSTHFIYLGDEYGFLSVLKHDAEGGKIIQLPYHIPPNLVAEGSGFSLPDNQSVVGVLSQPRSYGNRVLVAYENGLIILWDVTEDRAVHVRYHKDLQLKEGPVFNFSNNESHTCQSDSPENDHGEKDITSLCWVSPDGSALAVGYVDGDILLWNLSVPDNVKSQRSQNMFNDVVKIQLSSAGRRLPVIVLHWSSNKAQNSRGGLLFAYGGEDIGSEEVLTILNLEWSAGLVQLKCVERVDLTLHGSFADVIITPKAHEPDNFSLTSLFILTNPGQLHFYDFASLSIFKPGTGHNHSVHAFQYHSIIPTVEPHMTVGKLYLMGRDRSFFCELSEFSPAKLQEDDVLTGRGSQWPLTGGVPCHLSTAANKLQKMYIGGYQDGSVRIWDATSPVLSLVSVLRLKTEGIQVSGASSAVSALGFSSITLTLAVGNESGAVFIYILQGNSNQTILTLITETSRDDQHLPHAESNQCSAIFSLLNSPVRVLQFVNSGVRLLVGYESGQVAILDTSLLSVLSITDYLSSSRSPIISVAVKTFPDTHENNINNSENEIVSESTTELAFVLTRDAHTVLIDSAKGNMVNSKPIFPKENSMAIGMYLLEGKRPLSERSKNVFVMSTEHVDAENQPLQSSLENLSGLSSVEGHMQPTCLGDETLESHILLCCNDAVYTYSLKSFFQGDCNFVRLLNLEKPCSWTTIFKKNAEEYGLIFVYQTGEIEIRSFPDLELVGDTSLMSILRWSFKNNMEKTMCASDEGQITLPRKSTLST from the exons ATGGAATTCTCGGCCCAGGCACCCCGTGTTTTTGTTCATTATGGAATCCCATCTACCGCATCAATTCTTGCCTTTGACCCCATCCAGCGCCTCTTGGCAATAGGGACACT GGATGGCAGGATTAAAGTGATAGGTGGTGACAACATTGAAGGCCTTCTCATATCTCCAAAAGCCTTGCCCTTTAAAAACTTAGAG TTTCTGCAAAACCAAGGTTTTTTAGTGAGTGTCTCCAATGAAAATGAAATTCAG GTTTGGGATCTAAGAAAGAGGTGTGTATCTTCTAATATTCAGTGGGAGTCCAATATAACAGCATTTTCTGTTATTCCATCTACCCATTTCAT TTATCTAGGAGATGAATACGGATTCTTATCTGTGTTGAAGCATGATGCTGAAGGAGGGAAAATTATTCAATTGCCGTATCACATTCCTCCTAATCTTGTAGCTG AAGGATCTGGGTTCTCATTGCCTGATAATCAGTCCGTTGTTGGTGTGCTCTCCCAACCTCGTTCATATGGAAACAG GGTTTTGGTTGCTTATGAGAATGGGTTGATTATTCTGTGGGATGTTACTGAAGATAGAGCTGTACATGTTAGATACCACAAGGATCTCCAGCTAAAAGAGGGACcagtttttaatttttccaaTAATGAGAGCCACACGTGCCAAAGTGATTCACCAGAGAATGACCATGGAGAGAAGGACATAACTTCTCTCTGTTGGGTGTCTCCTGATGGGTCAGCATTAGCTGTTGGTTATGTGGATGGGGATATCTTGCTTTGGAACCTGTCAGTACCTGACAATGTTAAAAGTCAGAGAAGCCAAAACATGTTCAATGATGTTGTTAAGATACAATTATCATCTGCAGGTAGAAGACTTCCCGTCATTGTCTTGCATTGGTCTTCGAACAAAGCACAAAATAGTCGCGGAGGCCTACTTTTTGCATATGGTGGTGAAGACATTGGATCTGAAGAAGTTTTGACT ATCCTCAATCTTGAATGGTCTGCTGGGTTAGTACAACTGAAGTGTGTGGAGCGTGTTGACCTTACGCTCCATGGATCATTTGCTGATGTAATTATAACACCAAAGGCTCATGAGCCTGACAACTTCAGCTTAACTTCATTATTTATATTGACCAATCCAGGACAACTGCATTTCTACGATTTTGCTTCTTTGTCTATCTTCAAGCCTGGGACAGGACATAATCATTCAGTCCATGCATTTCAGTATCATTCAATAATACCCACTGTGGAACCACATATGACCGTGGGAAAGCTTTATTTGATGGGTAGAGATAGGAGTTTCTTCTGTGAACTTTCAGAG TTTTCACCTGCCAAGCTACAAGAGGATGATGTGTTGACCGGGAGGGGTTCGCAGTGGCCTCTGACTGGTGGAGTTCCTTGTCATCTGTCTACTGCTGCAAATAAACTTCAGAAGATGTATATAGGAGGATATCAAGATGGATCTGTTCGAATATGGGATGCCACTTCTCCAGTTCTGTCACTTGTTTCTGTTTTACGATTGAAG ACAGAAGGAATTCAAGTTTCTGGTGCAAGTTCAGCAGTATCAGCATTGGGCTTTTCTTCTATCACCTTGACCTTAGCTGTTGGCAATGAAAGCGGAGCG GTTTTCATTTATATACTTCAAGGCAATTCCAACCAAACAATCTTGACCCTGATAACTGAAACCAGTCGTGATg ATCAACATTTGCCACATGCAGAGAGCAACCAATGTTCGGCTATATTTTCCTTACTGAATTCTCCTGTACGTGTCTTACAGTTTGTAAATTCTGGAGTCAGACTTCTTGTTGGATATGAAAGTGGGCAG GTTGCTATACTTGATACTAGTTTATTGTCAGTGTTATCTATAACAGATTATTTGTCTAGCTCAAGGTCACCAATCATTTCAGTGGCGGTGAAAACTTTTCCAGATACTCATGAAAACAATATAAATAATTCTGAAAATGAAATTGTTAGTGAATCTACCACAGAGCTTGCTTTTGTATTAACTAGAGATGCGCACACAGTCTTAATAGATAGTGCCAAAGGCAATATGGTGAACTCTAAACCAATATTTCCAAAGGAAAATTCAATGGCAATAGGCATGTATTTACTAG AAGGAAAACGTCCTCTCTCTGAAAGGTCAAAAAACGTTTTTGTGATGTCTACTGAGCATGTTGATGCTGAAAATCAACCTCTGCAATCCAGTCTTGAAAATCTGAGTGGTTTGTCCAGCGTGGAAGGCCACATGCAACCCACATGTTTAGGGGACGAGACATTGGAATCCCATATTTTATTGTGTTGCAATGATGCTGTGTACACATACTCCTTAAAGTCTTTCTTTCAG GGTGATTGTAACTTTGTACGTTTACTGAATCTTGAGAAACCATGTTCCTGGACTACAATCTTCAAGAAAAATGCGGAAGAGTATGGATTGATCTTTGTTTATCAAACTGGAGAAATTGAAATACG GTCTTTTCCAGATCTTGAACTGGTGGGAGATACCTCATTGATGTCAATTCTTAGGTGGAGCTTCAAAAATAATATGGAGAAGACAATGTGTGCTTCCGACGAAGGGCAGATTACCTTG CCTCGAAAATCTACCTTGTCTACATGA